TCCGCCGGCGGAAGACCCATTTCGACAAGGCACTCGATCTCCTCGCTGACCTTGCCGTGGGGCATGAAGGGAATCCCGCTGTCGGTGCCAGCCAAAATCGTAACCCCTTCCCTTATCGCCCATCGCGTCACATCGCGTCTCCGATTCACTCGCTCGGCTAGATCCTCGGACACCTTGGATCCGAGCCTAGCTAGAGCGCGAGATGCAGGAGCTAAGGTGGGGACAAGCGCCACACCGCGATCCGCGAGCATGCTCACCTGTTCTTCAGTGGCATAACTGCCGTGCTCAATGCTATCCGCGCCACGCTCAATCGCCATGCCAATACCTTCCGTGGAATGCGTGTGGCACGCTACCTTCTTCCCTGATCCGTGAGCTGTCGAGACGGCACAACCCAGTTCATCCGAGGTGAACTGACAATCATGGGGTCTGCTTCCTTTCGTCAGACTGCCCCCCGACACCATCACCTTGACGAAATCCACTCCGTCTTGCAGTAGTGCTTGCACCGCTCTCTCGATCTCTGCATTGCCATCTGTTTCCACACCGATGTAGTGACCGTGTCCACCCTTTGTTGTGACAACTGAACCGCTGGTGAATATGCGGGGACCCATGATCAATCTACGCGCCTGCAGATCTCGAAGAAGACCGCCGAGCGCTGTTGGGCAACCCGCGTCCCTTACGGTAGTCACTCCAAACACTAGAGAACGGGTCAGGCTGGCAAGGCATTTCCTGAACGTCGTCGATGGAGGGTCCGTCAGGTAGTCGTCCAGCGCACTCTGATCTCCAGTCATGCACACGTGAACGTGGGCATCGATCAGCCCGGGCATCACCGTAAGGCCGCCGAGATCGATGGAGCGCGCATCTCGCGCAATGGTCGCCGCGGACGGGCCAACCTCCACAATAACACCTGATTCCATAGTCACACTGCAGCCATCGATGAGCCTGCCGACACAGACGTCCAGCACAGAGCAATTAACGACCTGCAGACGATCACGTCCAGCACCCACTGCTCATTGCCTCCTCCTGATATCAAAAGCGTTCGTATTCCATGTAGAGCCCCGCCACTGACTGGCCTTCTCTCACGCGCTGTCGTATCTCTTTCTCCGTGTTGACAATGGCCTCCGCTTCAAGAAGCACGTCTACGACCAGCTCGCGAGGCACG
This sequence is a window from Clostridia bacterium. Protein-coding genes within it:
- a CDS encoding amidohydrolase family protein — encoded protein: MGAGRDRLQVVNCSVLDVCVGRLIDGCSVTMESGVIVEVGPSAATIARDARSIDLGGLTVMPGLIDAHVHVCMTGDQSALDDYLTDPPSTTFRKCLASLTRSLVFGVTTVRDAGCPTALGGLLRDLQARRLIMGPRIFTSGSVVTTKGGHGHYIGVETDGNAEIERAVQALLQDGVDFVKVMVSGGSLTKGSRPHDCQFTSDELGCAVSTAHGSGKKVACHTHSTEGIGMAIERGADSIEHGSYATEEQVSMLADRGVALVPTLAPASRALARLGSKVSEDLAERVNRRRDVTRWAIREGVTILAGTDSGIPFMPHGKVSEEIECLVEMGLPPAEAVQAATVNVARWMGRGDELGQVRAGMVADLIAVRGNPLEDIRTLRAPLLVIQNGAVAFARSGKDGADMQCVDAD